Genomic window (Deltaproteobacteria bacterium):
ACGTGGCGGCGGCGGCGGCGGTGGCTACGGCGGTGGCGGCGGCGGCGGCGGTGGTTACGGCGGCGGTGGCGGCGGCGGCGGCAACTGGTAAGATCAGTTTGCCAATAAGCTG
Coding sequences:
- a CDS encoding RNA-binding protein, with amino-acid sequence RGGGGGGGYGGGGGGGGGYGGGGGGGGNW